The stretch of DNA ACGCTGTTATGGTACGTTCATGATATGCACATGGTACGGCCATGGTACGAACACAACGGCGATGGTACGGTCACTATAGTGGTAGTCACAGTATAGTCACGGTACGGTCACGGTACGGTCACTACAGTGGTAGTCACAGTATAGTCACGGTACGGTCACGGTAGGGTCACTACAGTGGTAGTCACAGTATAGTCACGGTACGGTCACGGTACGGTCACTACAGTGGTAGTCACAGTATAGTCACGGTACGGTCACTACAGTGGTAGTCACAGTATAGTCACGGTACGGTCACGGTACGGTCACTACAGTGGTAGTCACAGTATAGTCACGGTACGGTCACTACAGTGGTAGTCACAGTATAGTCACGGTACGGTCACGGTACGGTTACGGTACGGTCACGGTACGGTCACGGTACGGTCACTACAGTGGTAGTCACAGTATAGTCACGGTACGGTCACGGTACGGTCACGGTACGGTCACTACAGTGGTTGTCACAGTATAGTCACGGTACGGTCACGGTACGGTCATTAGGAAGTAATAGCAAGGACAACAGCAACACTCGGGGAGATCCGACCCTCAACTTTCTGTGAAACTTAAATAAGCCtagaaccttttttttgtaaaacagGTAGTCCCCGTCCACGACAGATAGTGAAAATTTCTGCTTTTACAACATGGTTTAGTGGAGAACAGACGAAATATTTCAGACAGTTTTAATTTTCGAATAGTTTGCTACCGTCGCTGTCCTAGTTGCTAAAACGTATTGCGTTACAACAATCAATGGAAGTGGTTTAATAACGGCTATGTCACTGGTACGGTTAGATAGCCATGTGGCCATGGCATGGTAACCCTACTTAGTCATGGCTAGTAACAGCACCACACATTAACGATAAGTTCTCTATTGCGAGAGATATATATGTAGTAAAAAACACTAGTGAACTACCTACTGTTAGACCTTCCGCGATGCCTGCTTCTAGACTCTTCACGCTCACGACTACGTCGCTTGGGACTGCGTTCACGTGACCTCCTCTTTCTGTCATCTCGTCTTCGCTCCCGGCTTCTACTTCTTCTCCTGTCACGACTTCGACTGCGGCTTTTTCTACGGTCGCGACTACGGCTGCGTTTGCGATCTCGGTCTCGACTGTGACGTCTGTCACGGTGTCTGTCACGCTCAATATCACGATATCTGTCACGTTCAGAGTCACGTGGTCTGTCACGGTCCGGATCGCGTGACTTGTCACGGCTGTTGCGCCGACTGGAATGGTCACGGCTTCTGCTGCGTGACCTTTTGGGTCTAGAGTCACTCTCCGCACTTCTGCGTGACCGATCGGTGTTCTCTCGACCGTTTTCAGCTCCAGGTCGTCTGTTTGGGCTAAAAAAGACAATAGTGGTGATGTGTTGGCTTCATTTAAGCCTATTTTGGTGATGTTCAAAGCAGTTTATAGCTCTACCTGTATAACTGTGAATATCGGAAATACATATGGAATGTTTGCTCCGAATGTTTGTCGGACTTGTAACATGTTTCAACTACTGTAGTCTCAGTGTCTAGATTATCGCCAAGTCAtaagaagacaataaacattccatGCATATTTTGGGTGTTCATGATTTTACTAGTTGCACATGAGTAACTTGCCTGGCTATGTTTGTCAAATGACCATCAATGACTTGATGGATCGAATTTGCTTTTCCCTCcgcctccccctcccccaatgaCAAGTACCTTTCTTGGGTTGCCTCCCACGTCCCATCAGCCTTTTTCTTATGATCATCACAGAGATTCTTCTCCTTCAGCTTTTTCTCCAGATCCTTCTGGATGGGGACCGGAATGCGGGGGAAAAGGGTGCCGTACCATTCTAACTTCAAGAGGAAGCTGCGTACAAGCTGTCCCATCGTCATGGTACACCCAGTGCCTGCTTTAGGGTCAACTTCCTGGAGAAACAGAACAGACAGCTGCAGATAAGAACCTGGTTGCTACATATTAACACAAAATACACAGTGTTGCAGACTTTGTACACCAAACCTCTATGCAATAGCAAAATTACCATTAAAATTAGATATAAAGTAAGGGACAAATCTGGGGATAAATTTGGTATAAAGATTTTATCCCATCGATCATGAAAATCAGTGCTGTAATAATTATGATTTATAATGAAAAATGGGGATATACAAAACATGCATACACAGTATTTTGTGTTGGTGGTTGTATTAATGTTACCACAGAGCCAATTTTTAACTTAAATCTAGTTGCCAAGAGACACAAACATTGTAGTGGtttgaaaatgttacaaataaCCTAAATATAATTCCAAATTTCTGTATTATACAAAAAAGCATACATAACCTAAAGCTTTGAATAGGTATAGTGCCAATAATTGTGTAAAATCAATGCACTGTTAAATAACCACGTTTCAAAGAGAAGATCAgtagttttattttacagtTGCTTTTTTAGGAACATTTTCAAACCAGTGCGTGCAAGATTCCATATAACCTAAATTATATCAACAATACAAGTTTATAAGTGGAGATATGGTAGCAAAAGGCCATCAGTTCTACTTAAGAGTAACCTCATTTTCTGAAGCAAAAGCCTCTTGCACAAGATGATGCGGGGGCCAGTGAGTAAAAGGTACATCCAATGGACGTTAAACAGTGCTACTGACCCTAGAACAACACAATAAAGGTGTCAACACCCACATGCACGCATGGCTTTATGGGAAATCACAACGCAGTTCCTGGGTACCAGGCTGCAGACTGTAACAAACTCGCTGAAGCAAGAATGAAGTAAAACAAGAGAGGCATCGCTTGCAAATAATAGACAATCTGGTGACAGGTTGGAGTAGTCAATTAAAGCAAAAGCACATGTTTTCCAGAAACTCTTTTTTAAAACTCTGTAGTCTTTCTTTAATATCCTTACTGCACTGTAAAAGTTCTGTCAAGGTTTTTTGTTTACCACAGAAAAATCCAACAATTTATCAGATGATGAACTGCTTCTTCTACTGTACAATAAGGGGATTTTGTCTGATTGTTTACAGCTTGCAACCCAGCCCCACTTCCTTGAATGGTACTCACCACTGTTTCTAGTCCAGGTGAACAGAATTTTGCAAACAACTACCACAAATAGTACTGCATGAAATGATCTCATGGCAGTGTTCTCAAAGGGGATGAAATACACTTCAGCTCCAAAGAAAAGGTTGGGTCTATGGCACTTTAATTCACTTTGAGGGAGGTTTGGGTTGTAGTAAGCGGAATTCAAGAGAGAAAGATCTTATGTCTGATTGAAATGTCTTTATATATTCCAAATTTGACACAAACGTATTCGACACTTATTGACCATATTAGTGTTCTGATTTAACTTCACTCACTCAAAATATGTATGTAATTTAATAATCAAACAGTGAGTGTAGAGGAATTCATTTGACCTTCAAGTAGTCCACTGCCAAAATAGTGTACCAAAATAATTGAAATTAACTCGATACTGTTTTAACTGCCTTGGAAAACATTTTTCAAACGATTGTGAAATTATAAAGGGAATGCTATAGAGTTGAAATTGACATTGAGAAAAACAGTGTGTCTTGGAGAATTAAAATTAACAGCTTCCAATAAAGATGTTTAACTATAAACACTACGTTTTGCTCTAAAAGACACCAAAACCAAACCAGCAGGGCTTAAACTTCTGAAACAAGATTGTTTATGCCAAATGATACATTACTGCTATTCTGTTGGAACTTGTCTTAAACAGTTTGACCAGATTAAAATTTTATAGAGTATTATGCCGCATAAGAGACATTCTTCTATTATTCAGGAGCACTGacgtaataataataaacctgGAGCAGTGTTGCTGAAGAAATACTCCACCAAGAGAGTGAAGGGGCTCACATGAGGAAAACACTGCCTGGAGCTGCTAGCAAAACAGAAGATTAAGTATTTTAATGCAGAAATACTTGACTCACCTCCTCATCTTCTAGGTACGGCTCATACCATTCCCACAGGTCTGCTGGTGGCTGGCAATAtctgaaacaacaacaagacagGGAAGTCCCAGGTGATGTGAAcaggtttatttatttgtggGTGAACTCATAATAACAAATGATATAGCATGCAcacttaaggtaattcccttgaaatagttctacaacccagaatttttttttaaaacttggcataaacaatattgaagttcagggctttcaaaaaatgtaacaaaaaaatgggggtaccgaactcgttttcacaacagaggggcgtagagttgacgcgtttttactgattgcgcaaggaaaaatccctactcttagttttcaaaaagattgcctatagtctttagaaaattaagttctgtttgtagagctgccaaaatcagacctcctaaacaataacccataatagctaatgttcaaaacaaatcacattttaagagatcgcactaaaagacattgttttcgccacCATTAATACgttaaaaagcgccattttgaagtatttttacggcttttaagagaaataacaaaacttctacaacccaactttttttcttttttcagtatatcattttcccatatatatttaactatttgagcaaataaaaaatgggggtaaccgacttcatttttctgtcaaagcgattttaagtaaaaaacgcgcgccttttgctgtgttttcttgtacaactgtggcacgtgcgcacttaataccggaaaattcgagCTGTCATTCAAGTGATCAAAATCATAGCTGGAAAACATTTGGCAGAAGGAGGGAGGCATCAATTATTCATTGTATGTTGCAGGCATGTTGTTGCCAAATACTGTATGTCTTAGGAGTGCAACTTTACGTCTACTGGCATTGTTAAGTCCAAGGGCAGATCTACAAACATTAGGGGTAAGCTTACATAGTATGACCCTCTCCCTATTTTcagattatttctttttttagttatTGGAACTGCTGGATTCATCACAGGATTTCAGAAATTAAAATTTGACAAGAAAGTTAAAATGCATGTATGCAACTAAATTTGTCATTGAATTAAATTGATTTTGATAAAGCACTCCCATATATTCAggatgatttttaaaatgttaaaaaaattccCAGATCATTTCATTATTTCAAGGAACTGCATACACACCTGATGTACATGAATCCCAAAGCCCGAATATATGGAGAGTCTGTATGCGTTAGCAAGCCATTTAACTGTTTCCTGGTCAGACGGAGGGTGAAAAGCTTGTATAGGAGGCAGTATGCAGTAGAGACAATGCCGCCAGCACCAACACCCCGCACCTACACCACACACGGAAAAAGACAATGAGCCTGATCTAGAAGGAATATAAAATCGTTGGTTGTACCTAAAAAAATCGTCTGAAAGTTAGTAGAACTATATATAGCCAACTAAAGAGTGCAGAAAGCATTTCCTGctgctgtttattatcttAATCAAGTGTTAGATGGCCAAACTAAGCAAGTAACCAGgcacgtacacagggggtttcttattaagaaatctttaaatactatgctttttcaatatgatacctatgactgcgcacccctcgtcagccaatcctgggtacgcgcctggtaaCTACCTCTTTCGGAGCTAGGGCATCATGTCTCCTGACATCAGCCCTTATAAACAGGCATGATTCATCTATATATTGATGAACTGGTCTCATGGCAGACAAAAGTACAGTATTTCAATATTGCATCCCTGTCAGGCCACTGCTTAAAAAGTGAAATAATGACACCCATGTAACTGAGATACATAAAATGCATTTTACAATATATCAAAATTCAACTGTCATTGGATGCTTGTTGTATGCCTACTGGATCCTTTACGTAAACAAAGACCTGGTTAATCTTTTACTTACCCCGCCACACATGCCCACTTGGCCTGATGTCTTGCGACTCCCTTTCTCCCAAGGTTCCAGATGGTCGACCTGTGAAGAATAAGGAAGACAAATTCCACCAGAATATTTCTCTCCATTGCCGTCAATGTACCAAGGAAGTTAACAGTCAAATGCTTTGGTTTTGGTCTCTTATAGAAATTAAACATGTAAGTAATCATATATATTCCCATGTTATTTCCAGCTATTCAAGCAAAACACAAAGCATCTAACGATATCGATACCATCTTTTCCTGGATTCACATAGATTCCTGGTATTCCCACCAGTTAGATAAAAACCTGTTAATCGAATTTGGAGAAAAATCCAGTGAAAGGAAGACCTCCAGACGAGAAATCATTTCTAGAAAAACAGAATAAACAAAATACCCGGCAGTATTGTTCAACAACCTTTCCTCACCTTATAATAAATCTCATCGACTACCTCATGATATGTTTTTAGCTGGTATAATTCGTTCTTGAAGTAAGGAGATTGTAAAATGTTAGTAAGAATCATGTTGTTCATGTTCATCGTCCTTTCGCTGCCCCATAACGGTAacgtgttttgttttttagtcGGTTGTTTCGACTCAAAATCCTCCGCTTCCATCTTCTAGACACTGGAATAGGGAATTAAAAAagattcaaaatatttttcttgtcCCAGCTTTTCGTTG from Nematostella vectensis chromosome 8, jaNemVect1.1, whole genome shotgun sequence encodes:
- the LOC5519402 gene encoding pre-mRNA-splicing factor 38B, with translation MEAEDFESKQPTKKQNTLPLWGSERTMNMNNMILTNILQSPYFKNELYQLKTYHEVVDEIYYKVDHLEPWEKGSRKTSGQVGMCGGVRGVGAGGIVSTAYCLLYKLFTLRLTRKQLNGLLTHTDSPYIRALGFMYIRYCQPPADLWEWYEPYLEDEEEVDPKAGTGCTMTMGQLVRSFLLKLEWYGTLFPRIPVPIQKDLEKKLKEKNLCDDHKKKADGTWEATQESPNRRPGAENGRENTDRSRRSAESDSRPKRSRSRSRDHSSRRNSRDKSRDPDRDRPRDSERDRYRDIERDRHRDRRHSRDRDRKRSRSRDRRKSRSRSRDRRRSRSRERRRDDRKRRSRERSPKRRSREREESRSRHRGRSNSR